A window of Synergistaceae bacterium contains these coding sequences:
- a CDS encoding GrdX protein: MACRSVLVTNNPFLKNRSSACDFIDGSSLDVLRRTRDLVHMGWVLLTHPLYGNLRPHQHPYRSVLLEGPRGGAASTDQLSLEYIENAIAVFSAPSARIMRPEDAPPDVRGDFALIDAELMKESLSRYGIV, from the coding sequence ATGGCCTGTCGCAGCGTTCTTGTGACCAACAATCCATTTCTTAAAAACAGATCGTCGGCATGCGATTTCATCGACGGTTCATCTCTGGATGTCCTGAGACGAACAAGGGACCTGGTTCACATGGGATGGGTCCTCCTCACGCACCCTCTGTATGGCAACCTTAGGCCGCATCAACACCCCTATCGCTCTGTACTTTTGGAAGGGCCCCGAGGCGGCGCAGCCTCGACGGATCAGCTGTCGCTTGAGTACATTGAAAACGCGATAGCCGTCTTCTCCGCGCCCTCGGCGCGCATCATGAGGCCGGAGGACGCCCCGCCCGATGTCAGGGGGGATTTTGCACTCATCGACGCGGAGCTGATGAAAGAGAGTCTTTCCCGGTACGGGATTGTCTGA
- a CDS encoding thioredoxin, with product MVELTKENFDAEVKESALPVLVDFWGPKCGPCMALLPNVKEMAKEYEGKVKFCSVDISGNRRVAIANKVMGLPAFLFWKGGEEVARISGGEVTLEKIKENVEGLLK from the coding sequence ATGGTCGAACTGACAAAGGAGAACTTCGACGCCGAGGTCAAGGAGAGCGCCCTTCCGGTGCTGGTTGACTTCTGGGGCCCGAAATGCGGTCCCTGCATGGCGCTGCTTCCCAACGTCAAGGAGATGGCGAAGGAGTACGAGGGCAAGGTCAAGTTCTGCTCCGTGGATATTTCCGGGAACCGCAGGGTCGCGATCGCCAACAAGGTCATGGGGCTTCCAGCCTTCCTGTTCTGGAAGGGGGGAGAGGAGGTGGCCCGCATCAGCGGTGGCGAGGTCACTCTGGAGAAGATCAAGGAGAACGTCGAGGGGCTTTTGAAGTAG
- a CDS encoding beta-aspartyl-peptidase has protein sequence MKLELHRVKVNRLAWGDRTFAENGVLTVDKQELLSVLSGDERLAKVDVDFAMPGESVRILPVKDVIEPRFKMDGPGGVFPGMISDVDTVGEGKTLVLTGAAVVTTGKIVRFQEGIIDMKGPGAEYTPYSGTCNIVVILENVDGIDKHDHETACRIAGLKAAAYLAEKCLDAKVDSVETYETPPLKDAMHAHPGLPKVAYLYMLQSQGLLHDTYVYGVDAKKILPTLINPTEVMDGAIVSGNCVSACDKNNTYSHQNNPIIYNMFKRHGKDFNFLGCIITNENVTLADKKRSSSYSINLAKTLGVEGLLISEEGFGNPDADLIMNCWKAERSGIKTTLLTDEYAGQDGASQSLADSCPEGDACVTAGNANEVIVLPPMEKVIGFPEEANVIAGGWQGSLADDGTITVELQAILGSTNELGFTKLGAYTI, from the coding sequence ATGAAACTAGAGCTGCACAGGGTGAAGGTGAACAGGCTGGCCTGGGGCGACAGGACCTTTGCCGAGAACGGAGTTCTAACGGTCGACAAGCAGGAGCTGCTCTCCGTGCTCTCGGGCGACGAACGCCTGGCCAAGGTCGACGTCGACTTCGCCATGCCCGGGGAGAGCGTGAGGATACTGCCGGTCAAGGACGTTATCGAGCCGAGGTTCAAGATGGATGGCCCCGGAGGGGTCTTCCCGGGAATGATATCCGACGTGGACACGGTGGGCGAGGGCAAGACTCTTGTCCTCACCGGAGCGGCGGTGGTCACCACCGGAAAGATAGTGCGCTTCCAGGAGGGCATAATCGACATGAAGGGGCCGGGGGCGGAGTACACCCCCTATTCCGGCACCTGCAACATTGTCGTCATACTCGAGAACGTGGACGGAATCGATAAGCACGATCACGAAACCGCATGCAGGATAGCCGGGTTGAAGGCGGCCGCCTACCTGGCGGAGAAGTGCCTCGACGCGAAGGTGGATTCGGTCGAGACCTACGAGACACCGCCGCTCAAGGACGCCATGCACGCCCACCCCGGGCTGCCCAAGGTCGCCTATCTCTACATGCTGCAATCGCAGGGGCTTCTGCACGACACCTACGTCTACGGAGTGGACGCCAAGAAGATACTGCCTACTCTGATCAACCCGACGGAGGTCATGGACGGCGCGATAGTGTCCGGAAACTGCGTCTCGGCGTGCGACAAGAACAACACATACTCGCACCAGAACAACCCCATCATCTATAATATGTTCAAGCGCCACGGCAAGGACTTCAACTTCCTCGGCTGCATAATCACCAACGAGAACGTGACACTGGCCGACAAGAAGAGAAGCTCCTCCTACTCGATAAACCTGGCGAAGACCCTGGGAGTCGAGGGACTGCTGATCTCCGAAGAGGGCTTCGGCAACCCGGACGCCGACCTGATCATGAACTGCTGGAAGGCGGAGCGCTCCGGCATCAAGACCACTCTTCTCACCGACGAGTACGCCGGCCAGGACGGAGCGAGCCAGTCGCTCGCCGACTCCTGCCCGGAGGGGGACGCCTGCGTGACGGCGGGGAACGCCAACGAGGTCATAGTTCTGCCTCCGATGGAAAAGGTCATAGGGTTCCCGGAGGAGGCTAACGTGATAGCCGGAGGTTGGCAGGGGTCCCTCGCCGACGACGGCACGATCACGGTCGAGCTCCAGGCGATACTTGGTTCCACTAACGAGCTCGGTTTTACCAAGCTCGGGGCGTACACAATCTGA
- a CDS encoding glycine/sarcosine/betaine reductase complex selenoprotein A, with protein sequence MGKLAGKKLLLLGERDGVPGPAMEACLKDSGAEITFSVTECFVUTAAGAMDLQNQQRIKDAAEKYGPENLVVVLGSSDAEGAEIYAETVSNGDPTFAGPLAGVQSGLAVYHVFEQEIRDECDAAAWEEQISMMEMVLDPEKLAESVSGIRSQFSKFAL encoded by the coding sequence ATGGGAAAGCTCGCAGGAAAGAAATTGCTTCTCCTCGGTGAAAGAGACGGCGTCCCCGGCCCCGCTATGGAGGCTTGCCTCAAGGATAGCGGAGCGGAGATCACCTTCTCGGTCACCGAGTGCTTCGTATGAACCGCCGCAGGCGCCATGGATCTGCAGAATCAGCAGCGCATCAAAGACGCCGCTGAGAAGTACGGGCCGGAGAATCTGGTCGTCGTCTTGGGATCGTCCGACGCCGAGGGCGCGGAGATCTACGCCGAGACGGTGAGCAACGGAGACCCGACATTTGCAGGTCCATTGGCCGGAGTCCAGTCTGGACTCGCTGTATACCACGTGTTCGAGCAGGAGATTAGGGACGAGTGCGACGCGGCCGCTTGGGAGGAGCAGATCAGCATGATGGAGATGGTGCTCGACCCCGAGAAGCTGGCGGAGTCCGTTAGCGGCATCAGGTCGCAGTTCAGCAAGTTCGCCCTGTAG
- the grdB gene encoding glycine reductase complex selenoprotein B: protein MVSYRIIHYINQFYAGIGGEEKADIAPEIREGIVGPGQAFKAALGADAEIVATVICGDSYFASNMEKTADEILGMMKKYKPDAVIAGPAFNAGRYGTACGALGEAVVKELGIPVVSGMYPENPGAEMYKKSFFIVETPDSAAGMRKAVPAMAALVLKLLKGEELGTPTEEGYIERGIRKNKFYEKLAAERAVDMFVAKLKGEPFVTEYPMPVFDRVPPSPAIKDMKEAVIALVTSGGICPVGNPDHIEASSASKFGEYDITGVDDLTCDAYCTAHGGYDATYADQDADRVLPVDVLREMEREGVFKKLHNKFYSTVGNGTAVASSKRFAVEIAERLIADGVTAVILTSTUGTCTRCGATMVKEIERAGLPVVHVCTIVPISLTVGANRIVPAVAIPYPLGDPSRTMAEEKEIRRHLVEKSLKALQTEITEQTVFTD from the coding sequence ATCGTGTCATACCGGATCATTCACTACATCAACCAGTTTTACGCCGGCATAGGTGGAGAGGAGAAGGCGGACATCGCCCCCGAGATCCGCGAGGGCATTGTCGGGCCCGGGCAGGCGTTCAAGGCCGCGCTCGGCGCCGATGCCGAGATCGTAGCTACAGTGATCTGCGGCGACTCCTACTTCGCATCGAACATGGAGAAGACCGCGGACGAAATTCTGGGTATGATGAAAAAGTACAAGCCCGATGCGGTAATCGCCGGCCCCGCCTTCAACGCGGGCCGCTACGGAACCGCGTGCGGCGCTCTTGGCGAGGCGGTAGTCAAGGAGCTGGGCATACCGGTCGTTTCCGGAATGTACCCGGAGAACCCCGGCGCAGAGATGTACAAGAAGAGCTTCTTCATCGTCGAGACTCCCGACAGCGCCGCCGGGATGAGGAAGGCCGTCCCCGCGATGGCCGCTCTCGTGCTCAAGCTGCTCAAGGGAGAGGAGCTCGGGACCCCGACAGAGGAGGGCTACATCGAGCGAGGCATCAGGAAGAACAAGTTCTACGAGAAGCTCGCCGCCGAGCGGGCGGTCGACATGTTCGTAGCCAAGCTCAAGGGCGAGCCCTTCGTCACCGAGTATCCGATGCCCGTCTTCGACCGGGTTCCACCCAGTCCGGCCATAAAGGACATGAAGGAAGCGGTCATCGCCCTCGTCACGTCGGGCGGCATCTGCCCGGTCGGCAACCCGGACCACATCGAGGCCTCCAGCGCCAGCAAGTTCGGCGAGTACGACATCACCGGCGTGGACGACCTCACGTGCGACGCATACTGCACTGCGCACGGCGGCTACGACGCCACCTACGCGGACCAGGACGCCGACAGAGTGCTTCCGGTCGACGTTCTGCGCGAGATGGAGAGAGAGGGCGTCTTCAAGAAGCTGCACAACAAGTTCTACTCGACGGTAGGCAACGGCACCGCCGTCGCCAGCTCCAAGCGCTTCGCTGTCGAGATAGCCGAGAGGCTCATTGCCGACGGGGTCACCGCCGTGATCCTCACCTCCACCTGAGGCACCTGCACTCGTTGCGGTGCAACGATGGTGAAGGAGATAGAGAGAGCGGGGCTTCCGGTGGTTCACGTGTGCACCATCGTCCCGATATCCCTGACGGTGGGCGCCAACAGGATAGTCCCGGCGGTGGCGATACCCTACCCGCTGGGCGACCCGTCCAGGACCATGGCCGAAGAGAAGGAGATCAGGCGTCACTTGGTGGAGAAGTCCCTAAAGGCGCTTCAGACGGAGATAACGGAACAGACGGTATTCACCGACTGA
- a CDS encoding glycine reductase, protein MATVGIKGYAYCLNHAPETGLHYGNTPYVERMTKGETEFLKELPSFMQSFEEARDYAPNQAYIGGIPIEKLGDTPQPWYENRLPDSSRYGAYGEIMPEDEFLGLMDICDVFDIIWLEKGFAASVREKLKQSPVMNDAILSRLEEGHDLSEIENETTNRKAVPLFHGGKTVGCVRNGHDIDDCLFAYVLLENLASKTSALLSLLHLLKNTGMAPEEVDFIVECSEEAAGDMNQRGGGNFAKAIAEIAGCVNASGFDVRSFCAGPVNGMIAAATQVACGARDNCIVVAGGAVPKLFMNGRDHVKKKLPALEDCLGSFAVLLTPDDGTLPVMRLDVLGKHSVGAGSSPQAVTTALILEPLEKAGLSFLDVDKYASEMHINEITLPAGAGDVPLANIKITAALAVTKKAIERADMMKFVEERGVPGIAHTQGHIPSGVPFIGHACDAMKEGRMKRAMVIGKGSLFLARLTNLADGASFLIEPPTGAKGGVSAVSKDDIKSLLLEVLSELASKLE, encoded by the coding sequence ATGGCAACAGTAGGTATCAAAGGATACGCCTACTGCCTTAACCACGCCCCCGAGACCGGTCTTCACTACGGGAACACACCTTACGTGGAGAGGATGACGAAGGGAGAGACGGAGTTTTTAAAAGAACTGCCCTCGTTCATGCAGAGCTTCGAGGAGGCCAGGGATTACGCCCCGAACCAGGCCTACATCGGCGGGATCCCCATAGAGAAGCTCGGGGATACCCCGCAGCCCTGGTACGAGAACAGGCTTCCGGATTCCAGCCGTTACGGTGCTTATGGTGAGATCATGCCCGAGGACGAGTTCCTCGGACTGATGGATATATGCGATGTCTTCGACATAATCTGGTTGGAGAAGGGCTTCGCGGCGTCCGTGAGGGAGAAGTTGAAGCAGAGCCCCGTGATGAACGACGCCATCCTCTCGCGGCTGGAGGAGGGACACGACCTCTCCGAGATAGAAAATGAGACGACCAACCGCAAGGCGGTGCCTCTCTTCCACGGAGGGAAGACGGTCGGATGCGTGCGCAACGGGCATGATATAGACGACTGTTTGTTTGCCTACGTCCTGCTTGAGAACCTTGCCAGCAAGACTAGCGCGCTGCTCTCGCTGCTGCACCTGCTGAAGAACACCGGCATGGCCCCGGAGGAGGTCGACTTCATCGTCGAGTGCTCCGAGGAGGCCGCCGGCGACATGAACCAGCGCGGAGGGGGCAACTTCGCCAAGGCGATAGCCGAGATAGCCGGATGCGTGAACGCCAGCGGCTTCGACGTCAGGAGTTTCTGCGCCGGTCCTGTAAACGGCATGATCGCGGCGGCGACCCAGGTCGCCTGCGGTGCCCGGGACAACTGCATCGTAGTCGCCGGAGGGGCTGTGCCGAAACTCTTCATGAATGGCCGGGATCACGTGAAGAAGAAGCTCCCCGCGCTCGAGGACTGTCTGGGAAGCTTCGCCGTCCTGCTGACGCCCGACGATGGCACTCTGCCCGTCATGCGACTCGACGTGCTCGGCAAGCACTCGGTCGGTGCCGGGTCGTCCCCCCAGGCGGTGACGACAGCCCTCATCCTCGAGCCCCTCGAGAAGGCCGGTCTCTCCTTCCTTGACGTTGACAAGTACGCCTCCGAGATGCACATCAACGAGATCACCCTGCCCGCGGGCGCGGGTGACGTCCCGCTGGCCAACATCAAGATTACAGCGGCTCTTGCCGTCACCAAGAAGGCGATAGAGAGGGCCGACATGATGAAGTTCGTGGAGGAGCGCGGGGTCCCCGGAATAGCCCACACCCAGGGGCACATTCCCTCGGGCGTGCCCTTCATAGGTCACGCATGTGACGCGATGAAGGAGGGCAGGATGAAGAGGGCCATGGTCATCGGCAAGGGAAGCCTCTTCCTCGCTCGCCTCACCAACCTCGCCGACGGCGCCTCCTTCCTGATAGAGCCGCCGACCGGTGCGAAGGGCGGGGTGTCGGCCGTCTCAAAGGACGACATCAAGTCCCTTCTCCTCGAGGTCCTGTCCGAGCTTGCGAGCAAGCTCGAATAA
- a CDS encoding glycine reductase has product MSEIKTLVGKALADIVAEARSGGPSVPVGLMSMGSEMGGEELARGATQALDGGSRVEVVMIGPRVPGFEQLQWIETGPCEEEVSSAMEKALSDGRIAGAVALHYPFPLGVTTIGRVLTPGRGRPMIIASSTGTSAVGRVEAMVRNAVYGTAVAKALGIADPTVGILNVDGAQIVHKALAKMKEKGYSFSFGTSVRKDGGAVLRGNDLLAGAVDVCVADTLTGNVLMKLFSSFTTGGSYESLGWGYGPSVGEGWSKVISIISRASGAPVIAGALEYTAKVVAGGLPEKVASELKAAKRAGMLDIIDSLTPKAVASEEVEAPPAEPTDDEIGGIDVLSIEDGVKALWKEDIYAESSMGCTGPVIKVAAKNLEKAEAILKKGGYI; this is encoded by the coding sequence ATGTCGGAGATTAAAACTCTTGTAGGAAAGGCGCTTGCCGATATCGTGGCCGAGGCCCGTTCGGGCGGGCCGAGCGTCCCGGTGGGGCTCATGTCCATGGGCAGCGAGATGGGCGGGGAGGAGCTGGCCCGGGGCGCGACCCAGGCATTGGACGGGGGTTCCCGGGTAGAGGTGGTCATGATAGGCCCCAGGGTCCCCGGCTTCGAGCAGCTCCAATGGATTGAGACCGGGCCGTGCGAGGAGGAGGTCTCCAGCGCGATGGAGAAGGCTCTGTCCGACGGGCGCATCGCGGGAGCGGTGGCTCTTCACTACCCCTTCCCGCTTGGCGTTACGACGATCGGCAGGGTGCTTACCCCCGGAAGGGGCAGACCGATGATAATTGCCTCCTCCACCGGCACGTCCGCCGTGGGCAGGGTGGAGGCGATGGTGCGCAACGCCGTGTACGGAACTGCGGTCGCCAAGGCCCTCGGGATCGCCGATCCCACGGTGGGCATCCTGAACGTCGACGGGGCGCAGATAGTACACAAGGCCCTGGCGAAGATGAAGGAGAAAGGCTACTCGTTCTCCTTCGGGACGAGCGTCAGGAAGGACGGGGGCGCCGTGCTGCGCGGCAACGATCTTCTCGCCGGAGCGGTCGACGTCTGCGTGGCAGACACATTGACGGGCAACGTGCTGATGAAGCTCTTCTCGTCCTTCACCACGGGCGGCTCGTACGAGTCGCTCGGATGGGGGTACGGCCCGTCGGTCGGCGAGGGGTGGAGCAAGGTCATATCCATCATCTCGCGCGCCTCGGGTGCGCCGGTGATAGCGGGCGCGCTCGAGTACACCGCCAAGGTCGTCGCGGGTGGCCTTCCGGAGAAGGTCGCGTCCGAGCTGAAGGCTGCGAAGAGGGCCGGGATGCTGGATATAATCGATTCGCTGACGCCGAAGGCTGTCGCCTCCGAGGAGGTGGAAGCGCCTCCCGCAGAGCCCACGGACGACGAGATCGGCGGTATCGACGTGCTGTCGATCGAGGACGGGGTCAAGGCCCTGTGGAAGGAGGACATATACGCGGAGTCCTCCATGGGCTGCACCGGCCCTGTCATCAAGGTCGCGGCAAAAAACCTTGAGAAGGCCGAGGCGATCCTGAAAAAGGGCGGCTATATCTGA